One genomic window of Halogeometricum sp. S3BR5-2 includes the following:
- a CDS encoding ABC transporter ATP-binding protein gives MSTDADAADTDAAESPDSDSSAGAATAESTPESEGAELLRVRNLDAGYGDLQILTDVDMDVHDGEYVTIVGPNGAGKSTLMKSVFGLTNLMGGTVTFEGEDVTGLQPEDIIHEGIGYVPQNDNVFASLTVRENLEMGAYILDEVPQDALDMVFERFPILEERDDQKAGTMSGGQQQMLAMGRALMLDPSLLLLDEPSAGLAPDLVEEMFDKIDEINEAGTAVLMVEQNAKEALRRCDRGYVLANGENRYVDSGRALLEDEQVRRDFLGG, from the coding sequence ATGAGCACCGACGCCGACGCTGCCGACACCGACGCCGCGGAGTCGCCCGACTCCGACTCGTCGGCCGGCGCCGCCACCGCCGAGTCGACGCCCGAGAGCGAGGGCGCCGAACTGCTCCGCGTCCGGAACCTCGACGCGGGTTACGGCGACTTACAGATTCTCACCGACGTCGACATGGACGTCCACGACGGCGAGTACGTCACCATCGTCGGCCCCAACGGCGCGGGCAAGTCGACGCTGATGAAGTCCGTCTTCGGGCTCACCAACCTCATGGGCGGCACGGTGACGTTCGAGGGCGAGGACGTCACCGGCTTACAGCCCGAAGACATCATCCACGAGGGAATCGGCTACGTGCCGCAGAACGACAACGTGTTCGCCTCGCTCACGGTCCGCGAGAACCTGGAGATGGGCGCGTACATCCTCGACGAGGTGCCGCAGGACGCTCTCGATATGGTGTTCGAGCGCTTCCCCATCTTAGAGGAACGAGACGACCAGAAGGCCGGCACGATGTCCGGCGGGCAACAGCAGATGCTCGCGATGGGTCGCGCGCTGATGCTCGACCCGTCGCTGCTCCTCCTCGACGAACCGTCGGCCGGCCTCGCGCCGGACCTGGTCGAGGAGATGTTCGACAAGATAGACGAGATAAACGAGGCCGGCACCGCGGTACTGATGGTCGAGCAGAACGCCAAGGAGGCGCTCAGGCGCTGCGACCGCGGCTACGTCCTCGCCAACGGCGAGAACCGCTACGTCGACTCCGGCCGGGCGCTCTTAGAGGACGAGCAGGTCCGCCGGGACTTCCTCGGCGGGTAG